A region of Homo sapiens chromosome X, GRCh38.p14 Primary Assembly DNA encodes the following proteins:
- the SPIN2B gene encoding spindlin-2B isoform X3, translated as MKTPNAQEAEGQQTRAAAGRATGSANMTKKKVSQKKQRGRPSSQPRRNIVGCRISHGWKEGDEPITQWKGTVLDQVPINPSLYLVKYDGIDCVYGLELHRDERVLSLKILSDRVASSHISDANLANTIIGKAVEHMFEGEHGSKDEWRGMVLAQAPIMKAWFYITYEKDPVLYMYQLLDDYKEGDLRIMPESSESPPTEREPGGVVDGLIGKHVEYTKEDGSKRIGMVIHQVEAKPSVYFIKFDDDFHIYVYDLVKKS; from the coding sequence ATGAAGACCCCCAACGCACAGGAAGCCGAAGGGCAACAAACCAGGGCAGCTGCAGGACGGGCCACTGGGtctgcaaacatgacaaagaaaaaagtctcCCAAAAGAAGCAGAGAGGCCGACCTTCATCCCAGCCCCGCAGGAACATCGTGGGCTGCAGAATTTCtcatggatggaaggaaggagatgaGCCCATCACGCAGTGGAAAGGAACCGTTCTGGATCAGGTGCCTATAAATCCCTCTCTTTATCTGGTGAAATATGATGGAATTGACTGTGTCTATGGACTGGAACTTCACAGAGATGAAAGGGTTTTGTCTCTTAAAATTCTTTCTGACAGGGTGGCATCATCTCACATTAGTGATGCCAACCTTGCAAATACCATAATTGGCAAAGCAGTGGAACATATGTTTGAGGGAGAGCATGGTTCTAAGGATGAATGGAGGGGGATGGTCTTAGCTCAAGCACCTATCATGAAAGCCTGGTTTTATATTACCTATGAGAAAGATCCTGTCTTGTACATGTACCAGCTTCTAGATGATTATAAGGAAGGTGACCTCCGCATCATGCCAGAATCCAGTGAGTCTCCTCCAACAGAGAGGGAGCCAGGAGGAGTTGTAGATGGCCTAATAGGTAAGCATGTGGAATATACCAAAGAAGATGGCTCCAAAAGGATCGGCATGGTCATTCACCAAGTGGAAGCCAAACCCTCTGTGTATTTCATCAAGTTTGATGATGATTTCCATATCTATGTCTACGATTTGGTGAAAAAGTCCTAA
- the SPIN2B gene encoding spindlin-2B isoform X5 yields the protein MKTPNAQEAEGQQTRAAAGRATGSANMTKKKVSQKKQRGRPSSQPRRNIVGCRISHGWKEGDEPITQWKGTVLDQLLDDYKEGDLRIMPESSESPPTEREPGGVVDGLIGKHVEYTKEDGSKRIGMVIHQVEAKPSVYFIKFDDDFHIYVYDLVKKS from the exons ATGAAGACCCCCAACGCACAGGAAGCCGAAGGGCAACAAACCAGGGCAGCTGCAGGACGGGCCACTGGGtctgcaaacatgacaaagaaaaaagtctcCCAAAAGAAGCAGAGAGGCCGACCTTCATCCCAGCCCCGCAGGAACATCGTGGGCTGCAGAATTTCtcatggatggaaggaaggagatgaGCCCATCACGCAGTGGAAAGGAACCGTTCTGGATCAG CTTCTAGATGATTATAAGGAAGGTGACCTCCGCATCATGCCAGAATCCAGTGAGTCTCCTCCAACAGAGAGGGAGCCAGGAGGAGTTGTAGATGGCCTAATAGGTAAGCATGTGGAATATACCAAAGAAGATGGCTCCAAAAGGATCGGCATGGTCATTCACCAAGTGGAAGCCAAACCCTCTGTGTATTTCATCAAGTTTGATGATGATTTCCATATCTATGTCTACGATTTGGTGAAAAAGTCCTAA
- the SPIN2B gene encoding spindlin-2B isoform X4 — MGWSWAPGKGGVGECGEQHEKGVGTGARQGFEAGMKTPNAQEAEGQQTRAAAGRATGSANMTKKKVSQKKQRGRPSSQPRRNIVGCRISHGWKEGDEPITQWKGTVLDQLLDDYKEGDLRIMPESSESPPTEREPGGVVDGLIGKHVEYTKEDGSKRIGMVIHQVEAKPSVYFIKFDDDFHIYVYDLVKKS; from the exons ATGGGGTGGAGTTGGGCGCCAGgcaagggtggggtgggggagtgcgGTGAGCAACATGAAAAGGGGGTAGGAACGGGAGCCAGACAAGGATTTGAAG caGGCATGAAGACCCCCAACGCACAGGAAGCCGAAGGGCAACAAACCAGGGCAGCTGCAGGACGGGCCACTGGGtctgcaaacatgacaaagaaaaaagtctcCCAAAAGAAGCAGAGAGGCCGACCTTCATCCCAGCCCCGCAGGAACATCGTGGGCTGCAGAATTTCtcatggatggaaggaaggagatgaGCCCATCACGCAGTGGAAAGGAACCGTTCTGGATCAG CTTCTAGATGATTATAAGGAAGGTGACCTCCGCATCATGCCAGAATCCAGTGAGTCTCCTCCAACAGAGAGGGAGCCAGGAGGAGTTGTAGATGGCCTAATAGGTAAGCATGTGGAATATACCAAAGAAGATGGCTCCAAAAGGATCGGCATGGTCATTCACCAAGTGGAAGCCAAACCCTCTGTGTATTTCATCAAGTTTGATGATGATTTCCATATCTATGTCTACGATTTGGTGAAAAAGTCCTAA
- the SPIN2B gene encoding spindlin-2B isoform X2 → MERGMGRNPAGDMGWSWAPGKGGVGECGEQHEKGVGTGARQGFEGMKTPNAQEAEGQQTRAAAGRATGSANMTKKKVSQKKQRGRPSSQPRRNIVGCRISHGWKEGDEPITQWKGTVLDQVPINPSLYLVKYDGIDCVYGLELHRDERVLSLKILSDRVASSHISDANLANTIIGKAVEHMFEGEHGSKDEWRGMVLAQAPIMKAWFYITYEKDPVLYMYQLLDDYKEGDLRIMPESSESPPTEREPGGVVDGLIGKHVEYTKEDGSKRIGMVIHQVEAKPSVYFIKFDDDFHIYVYDLVKKS, encoded by the exons ATGGAGAGGGGGATGGGAAGGAATCCAGCAGGAGACATGGGGTGGAGTTGGGCGCCAGgcaagggtggggtgggggagtgcgGTGAGCAACATGAAAAGGGGGTAGGAACGGGAGCCAGACAAGGATTTGAAG GCATGAAGACCCCCAACGCACAGGAAGCCGAAGGGCAACAAACCAGGGCAGCTGCAGGACGGGCCACTGGGtctgcaaacatgacaaagaaaaaagtctcCCAAAAGAAGCAGAGAGGCCGACCTTCATCCCAGCCCCGCAGGAACATCGTGGGCTGCAGAATTTCtcatggatggaaggaaggagatgaGCCCATCACGCAGTGGAAAGGAACCGTTCTGGATCAGGTGCCTATAAATCCCTCTCTTTATCTGGTGAAATATGATGGAATTGACTGTGTCTATGGACTGGAACTTCACAGAGATGAAAGGGTTTTGTCTCTTAAAATTCTTTCTGACAGGGTGGCATCATCTCACATTAGTGATGCCAACCTTGCAAATACCATAATTGGCAAAGCAGTGGAACATATGTTTGAGGGAGAGCATGGTTCTAAGGATGAATGGAGGGGGATGGTCTTAGCTCAAGCACCTATCATGAAAGCCTGGTTTTATATTACCTATGAGAAAGATCCTGTCTTGTACATGTACCAGCTTCTAGATGATTATAAGGAAGGTGACCTCCGCATCATGCCAGAATCCAGTGAGTCTCCTCCAACAGAGAGGGAGCCAGGAGGAGTTGTAGATGGCCTAATAGGTAAGCATGTGGAATATACCAAAGAAGATGGCTCCAAAAGGATCGGCATGGTCATTCACCAAGTGGAAGCCAAACCCTCTGTGTATTTCATCAAGTTTGATGATGATTTCCATATCTATGTCTACGATTTGGTGAAAAAGTCCTAA
- the SPIN2B gene encoding spindlin-2B isoform X1: MERGMGRNPAGDMGWSWAPGKGGVGECGEQHEKGVGTGARQGFEAGMKTPNAQEAEGQQTRAAAGRATGSANMTKKKVSQKKQRGRPSSQPRRNIVGCRISHGWKEGDEPITQWKGTVLDQVPINPSLYLVKYDGIDCVYGLELHRDERVLSLKILSDRVASSHISDANLANTIIGKAVEHMFEGEHGSKDEWRGMVLAQAPIMKAWFYITYEKDPVLYMYQLLDDYKEGDLRIMPESSESPPTEREPGGVVDGLIGKHVEYTKEDGSKRIGMVIHQVEAKPSVYFIKFDDDFHIYVYDLVKKS, from the exons ATGGAGAGGGGGATGGGAAGGAATCCAGCAGGAGACATGGGGTGGAGTTGGGCGCCAGgcaagggtggggtgggggagtgcgGTGAGCAACATGAAAAGGGGGTAGGAACGGGAGCCAGACAAGGATTTGAAG caGGCATGAAGACCCCCAACGCACAGGAAGCCGAAGGGCAACAAACCAGGGCAGCTGCAGGACGGGCCACTGGGtctgcaaacatgacaaagaaaaaagtctcCCAAAAGAAGCAGAGAGGCCGACCTTCATCCCAGCCCCGCAGGAACATCGTGGGCTGCAGAATTTCtcatggatggaaggaaggagatgaGCCCATCACGCAGTGGAAAGGAACCGTTCTGGATCAGGTGCCTATAAATCCCTCTCTTTATCTGGTGAAATATGATGGAATTGACTGTGTCTATGGACTGGAACTTCACAGAGATGAAAGGGTTTTGTCTCTTAAAATTCTTTCTGACAGGGTGGCATCATCTCACATTAGTGATGCCAACCTTGCAAATACCATAATTGGCAAAGCAGTGGAACATATGTTTGAGGGAGAGCATGGTTCTAAGGATGAATGGAGGGGGATGGTCTTAGCTCAAGCACCTATCATGAAAGCCTGGTTTTATATTACCTATGAGAAAGATCCTGTCTTGTACATGTACCAGCTTCTAGATGATTATAAGGAAGGTGACCTCCGCATCATGCCAGAATCCAGTGAGTCTCCTCCAACAGAGAGGGAGCCAGGAGGAGTTGTAGATGGCCTAATAGGTAAGCATGTGGAATATACCAAAGAAGATGGCTCCAAAAGGATCGGCATGGTCATTCACCAAGTGGAAGCCAAACCCTCTGTGTATTTCATCAAGTTTGATGATGATTTCCATATCTATGTCTACGATTTGGTGAAAAAGTCCTAA